The following coding sequences are from one Oncorhynchus clarkii lewisi isolate Uvic-CL-2024 chromosome 20, UVic_Ocla_1.0, whole genome shotgun sequence window:
- the LOC139375785 gene encoding ras-related protein Rab-31-like isoform X1 has protein sequence MAIRELKVCLLGDTGVGKSSIVCRFVQDHFDHNISPTIGASFLTKTVPCGHELHKFLIWDTAGQERFHSLAPMYYRGSAAAVIVYDITKLDSFQTLKKWVKELKEHGPEDIVVAIAGNKNDLGDIREVPMKEAKDFAESIAAIFMETSARNAVNVEELFQKISKQIPPLENPDLDSNESFKITRQPPPSNKRCCYSMDQVARP, from the exons ATGGCAATACGGGAACTAAAAGTGTGTCTTCTTGGG GATACTGGAGTGGGCAAGTCTAGTATTGTATGTCGTTTTGTACAAGACCATTTCGACCACAACATTAGTCCAACTATAGG GGCATCGTTTTTAACCAAGACGGTCCCGTGTGGACACGAACTACACAAGTTCCTCATCTGGGACACAGCGGGACAGGAAAGG TTCCACTCGCTGGCCCCCATGTACTACCGAGGCTCTGCCGCCGCTGTCATTGTCTATGACATCACCAAACTG gacTCTTTCCAGACACTGAAGAAATGGGTGAAGGAGCTGAAAGAACATGGTCCGGAGGACATCGTTGTGGCCATCGCAGGGAACAAAAACGACTTGGGGGACATCCG GGAAGTTCCTATGAAAGAAGCTAAGGACTTTGCTGAGTCCATCGCAGCTATTTTCATGGAGACCAGCGCCAGAAACGCTGTCAATGTGGAGGAGCTCTTTCAGAAGATCA gtAAACAGATTCCGCCCCTGGAGAATCCAGACTTGGACAGTAACGAGTCCTTTAAGATAACCCGGCAGCCTCCTCCCTCTAACAAACGCTGCTGCTA TTCCATGGATCAAGTTGCTAGGCCCTAG
- the LOC139375785 gene encoding ras-related protein Rab-31-like isoform X2, whose protein sequence is MAIRELKVCLLGDTGVGKSSIVCRFVQDHFDHNISPTIGASFLTKTVPCGHELHKFLIWDTAGQERFHSLAPMYYRGSAAAVIVYDITKLDSFQTLKKWVKELKEHGPEDIVVAIAGNKNDLGDIREVPMKEAKDFAESIAAIFMETSARNAVNVEELFQKISKQIPPLENPDLDSNESFKITRQPPPSNKRCC, encoded by the exons ATGGCAATACGGGAACTAAAAGTGTGTCTTCTTGGG GATACTGGAGTGGGCAAGTCTAGTATTGTATGTCGTTTTGTACAAGACCATTTCGACCACAACATTAGTCCAACTATAGG GGCATCGTTTTTAACCAAGACGGTCCCGTGTGGACACGAACTACACAAGTTCCTCATCTGGGACACAGCGGGACAGGAAAGG TTCCACTCGCTGGCCCCCATGTACTACCGAGGCTCTGCCGCCGCTGTCATTGTCTATGACATCACCAAACTG gacTCTTTCCAGACACTGAAGAAATGGGTGAAGGAGCTGAAAGAACATGGTCCGGAGGACATCGTTGTGGCCATCGCAGGGAACAAAAACGACTTGGGGGACATCCG GGAAGTTCCTATGAAAGAAGCTAAGGACTTTGCTGAGTCCATCGCAGCTATTTTCATGGAGACCAGCGCCAGAAACGCTGTCAATGTGGAGGAGCTCTTTCAGAAGATCA gtAAACAGATTCCGCCCCTGGAGAATCCAGACTTGGACAGTAACGAGTCCTTTAAGATAACCCGGCAGCCTCCTCCCTCTAACAAACGCTGCTGCTA A